From a single Miscanthus floridulus cultivar M001 chromosome 8, ASM1932011v1, whole genome shotgun sequence genomic region:
- the LOC136471146 gene encoding uncharacterized protein, translating to MFDSLLNSKFYNKCKHAIKCTRTRLDLLRRKKQAMVKFLKKDVADLLTNGLESHAFARMEGLIVEMNQASCYDMIEQYCEYIVKLLNHMQKESECPQEALEAVSTLIFAAARFPDLPELCDLRHIFTEKYGSSVEPFVNSEFLQNLQSKSFTNEEKLRVMKRVAEEFSVPFDSRALEWKITCGSQNKHDLPKKSSLKQEMEASARDGHKVDRHAVHERKTKAMPEGYEQKQEQNVKPKDIHVVPDGIGQLGEKNRKKYSDKPWEKRHMDNPLPPLDMKEKNGQKEMKKYDKKDSHHRRELMDAEVLDLNGLKKQDVGVVKLSGGPDRSWGHADLGLKTLGLEKEEIDSTCTLNGKTVNKAPPYSKPYRASMGEKVAEDRQDRQPVPEKAANMRPPYVKPNFEKHANQGANAYKHSGAEEIGHQKREPIYDPVSVRSRIPKPPAHVDDYAGMANEEKMANQAPDGRRRHSSKRNGAYDNYDHKGGHVLPIEGMGVDDDINNARPFHWIPSERRKHRSRRNGSTSGSDYNGASEDHESDGDDVNTTIDFGNLLPRAPSSHRKHRSRSADPRKGGRDDEEKMMDKLLMHYSKKGLDREEHKERVKSRIPRPRADQRADDGAGELSNKEGASAHRPERAVSLPSESASPKAKPKSKAPVRSLSMQPEMSRGNVHPSMPDFDELAARISALRNA from the exons ATGTTTGACAGTTTGCTCAACTCCAAGTTCTACAACAAATG CAAGCACGCAATCAAGTGCACCCGAACTCGGCTGGATCTGCTGCGGCGGAAGAAACAAGCCATGGTCAAGTTTCTCAAGAAGGACGTCGCCGACCTCCTCACCAACGGCCTTGAATCGCACGCCTTCGCACGG ATGGAAGGGCTGATCGTTGAGATGAACCAAGCATCGTGCTATGATATGATAGAGCAGTACTGCGAGTATATTGTGAAGCTGCTCAACCACATGCAGAAAGAGAG TGAATGCCCTCAGGAAGCATTGGAAGCTGTGTCTACTCTAATATTTGCTGCTGCTAGATTTCCTGATTTGCCTGAACTGTGTGACCTCAGACATATATTTACAGAGAAATATGGGAGTTCTGTCGAGCCTTTTGTTAATTCTGAG TTTCTTCAGAACCTCCAGAGTAAATCATTTACTAATGAAGAGAAGTTGCGAGTAATGAAACGTGTTGCTGAAGAGTTCTCAGTTCCATTTGATAGCAGGGCATTGGAATGGAAGATAACTTGTGGCTCTCAAAATAAGCAT gatcTTCCAAAGAAGAGTTCACTTAAACAGGAGATGGAAGCATCAGCACGAGATGGACACAAGGTTGATAGGCATGCTGTTCATGAAAGAAAAACTAAAGCTATGCCTGAAGGCTATGAACAGAAGCAGGAACAAAACGTAAAGCCCAAAGATATCCATGTTGTTCCTGATGGCATTGGTCAGCTAGGCGAAAAAAACAGAAAGAAGTACTCAGATAAACCTTGGGAGAAAAGGCACATGGATAATCCTTTGCCTCCTTTGGACATGAAAGAAAAGAATGGTCAGAAAGAAATGAAGAAATATGACAAAAAAGATAGTCACCATCGGAGGGAACTAATGGATGCGGAGGTGTTGGACCTCAATGGCTTAAAAAAACAGGATGTTGGTGTCGTGAAACTTTCTGGTGGACCTGATCGTAGTTGGGGACATGCTGACTTGGGGCTTAAAACTCTGGGCCTAGAAAAGGAAGAAATTGATTCAACTTGCACCTTGAATGGTAAAACAGTGAACAAGGCTCCTCCTTATTCTAAGCCCTACAGAGCATCAATGGGTGAGAAGGTTGCTGAAGATAGGCAAGATAGACAGCCTGTGCCAGAGAAGGCAGCCAATATGCGTCCTCCTTATGTTAAGCCAAATTTTGAAAAGCATGCAAATCAAGGTGCAAATGCTTACAAGCATAGTGGCGCTGAAGAAATAGGCCACCAGAAGCGTGAACCAATTTATGACCCTGTTTCGGTCAGAAGTAGGATTCCAAAACCACCTGCACATGTTGATGATTATGCTGGAATGGCTAACGAGGAAAAGATGGCAAACCAAGCACCTGATGGCCGAAGAAGACATTCAAGCAAGAGGAATGGAGCCTATGACAATTATGACCATAAAGGTGGTCATGTGCTACCCATAGAAGGCATGGGGGTCGATGATGATATCAACAACGCAAGGCCTTTTCACTGGATTCCTAGTGAGCGAAGAAAGCACAGAAGCAGGCGGAACGGATCGACAAGTGGCAGTGACTACAATGGGGCCAGCGAAGACCACGAGTCAGATGGTGATGATGTGAATACAACAATTGATTTCGGCAATCTGCTGCCCCGAGCCCCTAGTTCACATAGGAAACACAGGAGTCGGAGTGCTGATCCTCGCAAGGGAGGCCGTGATGATGAGGAAAAGATGATGGATAAGCTTCTGATGCACTACAGCAAGAAAGGGCTGGACAGGGAGGAGCACAAAGAAAGAGTCAAATCCCGGATCCCGCGGCCTCGAGCTGATCAACGTGCTGATGATGGAGCTGGAGAACTGTCTAACAAAGAAGGGGCATCTGCACATCGTCCTGAAAGAGCTGTATCTCTACCTTCAGAATCCGCAAGCCCAAAGGCGAAGCCGAAGTCGAAGGCCCCTGTTCGGTCCTTGTCCATGCAGCCAGAAATGTCAAGAGGGAATGTGCATCCAAGTATGCCAGATTTCGACGAACTGGCTGCCCGGATCAGTGCTCTGAGGAACGCATGA